Below is a window of Flavobacterium sp. CFS9 DNA.
AATGGCGTCGTGGCCGAGCGGCTAGGCTGGGCTCTGCAAAAGCTCCTACTCCGGTTCGAATCCGGACGATGCCTCAAAAAGAGATACAGAAATGTGTCTCTTTTTTTTATGCCTAATTTTTAGAAAAAATTAAATAAATAGTTATGTTCGAATCCGCACGATATCTCTAAAAAAGATACAGAAATGTGTCTCTTTTTTTTATGCCTAATTTTTAGAAAAAATTAAATAAATAGTTATGTTCAAATCCGGACGATATCTCTAAAAAAGATACAGAAATGTGTCTAATTTTTCTATAGGTAATTTTTAGAAAACACTGATTACAAACGGTTAATAAATCCGACAGGTTTTAAAAAAACCTGTCGGATTTATATTTAGTACAATTACACACTATTTTGTCATTCCGAGGAACGAAGAATCACACGCGCAATTCGACCAAGATTATACAATTGTTGCAGAGTTACTTGCGAAGATTTCTCCTTCGTCGAAATGACAAACCGTTGTTAACTTTCTCAAACTTTGAAACTTTGAAAAAGTTCTAAATAAACATTATAAACATAAAAAAAACCTCTGAAATACAGAGGTTTAATTTTAAAATTTAGAGTTATTAACAACTTACTTTTCAATCTTTTCGAAAGCGTTTTTCACCATTTCTTTTTCTTTAGGAAACCATCCCTGAATCATTAAAACAACACCAAAAACCATCAAAACCACACTAATACCTTTTTTAATTTTTAAGATATTAACAGGTGTCATTTTAGACTTTAATTGTTTGGCTAATAATATTTTAAGGCAATCAACTAATAAATATGTAATAATAACCGAAGTAAAAAAAGTAATCATTCTTGAATTTTGCATTTCTAACTTTGGTCCTACAGAAATAATAACGGCTAACCAAAAACCAAGAACACCAATGTTAATAACGTTCAGTAAAAAGCCTTTTACGAATAAACTACCATAATCTCTTTTGATAATATCACGATCGATTTCTTCATCATTTATTTTTGCTTCTTTCTTTAATCTTACAAAAGAGATTATACCATAGGCCAGCATAATTATTCCGCCGAAAATAAAAAGAGCCGGTTTGTCTTTTAAACTCTGAATCAGTCTGTAACTTCCCAAATAGGCAATTGCAATAAAGAAAATATCACCTAATACAACACCAAGATCAAAAACTAATGCAGCTCTGAATCCTTTTGTAATACTGGTTTCCAATAGTATAAAAAATACCGGACCAATCATAAAACTTAAAAAAAGCCCCCAAGGCAGTCCAGCTAAAATATCATTTATCATTCAAATACAATTTCTTATTTTACTTCTTCAATTTTACCTCCAAAAACCGTTTTTTGATTGATTTGTTTCGGTTTTCCATAAATGTAAATAGAGCCTCCTGCGCTCACTTTTGCATCCACAAGGGTTGAAGCATTCACATCTGCTTTTCCGCCCGCAGAAACGCTTACTTTCGTTTGTGAGGTCTTTAATTTACTTGCCAGCAAATAACCACCAGCTCCTAAACCTGCATCCAGATTATCAGCCTTACCAGTTAAAGTAATTGAACCACCGGAAACGGAGCTTACATTGAGTTTATCAACATTTAATTCAACATTAATCGTTCCTCCCTCTTGCGCACTTACTTTAAATACTGTTGCTTTGATAGCATCTTTACCACTAACGCTTGCTCCTTCATTAACATCTATAAGCTCTAAACGTTTGTAATATAAAGTAATATCCAAATCATTTCCTGATAATAACTTAGGAAAAGGCATTCTTAATTTTAATAAACCTTTCTTGTTAACAACTTCAACTTCTGATTCTCTTGCTCCTTTAATTACAATCTTATTTTCTGAAGACTGAACTAATTTTACACTTAGCTTATCAAATACTTTAACCGAATCAAAATCACCTAACTCTTTAGTAACCTGACCAAAAGACATCTGAACCAATAAAATTGCAGCTACTATAATTAACTTTTTCATACTTCTATTCTTTTAAATTAAACTTCTATTCTGCTCTTCTTAAAAAATGAAAATCCAATTGTTTTTTAACTAAATCGGCATTTTTAACTTTTACATAAATTTCGTCACCTAACTGTAAAACGCTGTTTGAAGTGGCTCCAACCAATGCATATTGTTTTTCATCGAAAGTATAATAGTCATCTTTTATCTCCCTGATCCTAACCATTCCTTCGCACTTGTTGGAAACAATCTCCACATAAATTCCCCATTCTGTCACACCTGAAATAACACCAAGGAATTCTTCGTCCTGATGATCCTGCATGTATTTTACCTGCATGTATTTGATACTATCGCGTTCTGCATTAGTCGCTAAACTCTCCATATTAGAACAATGCAAACATTTTGTTTCATAGACTTCTTCATCTACAGAAGCTCCATTGTCTAAGTAATACTGCAGTAAACGGTGCACCATAACGTCAGGATAACGACGAATTGGTGATGTAAAATGGCTGTAATAATCAAAAGCTAAACCATAGTGACCAATGTTCTCTGTCGAATATTTAGCTTTACTCATACTTCTAATAGCAAGAGTATCAATTAAATTTTGCTCTTTTTTACCATTTACTTCTTCCATTAAGGCATTCAATGATTTCGAAATATCTCCTTTATTTCTAAAATCTAGTTTGTAACCAAATTTAGCAATTACGGTCTGCATCGCAATTAATTTGTCTTCATTAGGTTCATCGTGAATCCTGTAAACGAATGTTTTCTTTTGTTTACCAATGTACTCCGCCACTTTTCTGTTGGCCAAAAGCATAAATTCTTCAATCAGATGATTGGCATCTTTTGAAATTTTGAAATACACTCCTTCCGGTTCTCCTTCTTCGTCAAGGTTAAATTTTACTTCGACTTTATCAAAAGAAATAGCTCCATTAGCCATTCTTTTTCTTCTTAAAATCTTTGCTAATTCATCCAATTTTAAAGTGGCTTCCGTAATTTCATCTGAAACCGTATACGATTCTCCGGTAATTGAGATATCAACAGGAATTGTATTGTCTTTAGTTTCAATTATATACTGCGCTTCTTCGTATGCAAATCGCTGATCAGAATAAATTACAGTTCTTCCAAACCATTGATTCATAACCTGTGCAGTTGGAGAAACTTCAAAAATAGCTGAGAAGGTATATTTCTCCTCATTTGGACGTAATGAACAGGCAAAATTAGACAATACTTCCGGAAGCATTGGCACTACCCTATCTACCAAATAAACTGAAGTAGCACGCTGATAAGCTTCATCATCTAAGATTGTTCCTTCTTCCAGGTAATAAGAAACATCGGCAATATGAATTCCAATTTCATAATTTCCATTCTCTAACTTTTTGAAAGATAAGGCATCATCAAAATCTTTAGCATCTTTCGGATCTATCGTAAACGTAAGTGTATCACGCATATCACGACGTTTTGCAATCTCAGCTTCCTGAATCGAAGTATCTATTTTTTGGGCATAAACCTCTACTTCTACTGGAAAATCTGCCGGTAAACCGTATTCGGCCAGAATAGCGTGAATCTCAGTATTGTGTTCTCCTGGTTTTCCTAAAACTCTGATTACAGATCCAAACGGACTATCAGCTCTTTTAGGCCAATCTTCAATTTTAACCAAAACAACATCACCATTTTCTGCTTCTCCCAGTTTATCTTTTGGAATAAAAATATCGGTATACATCTTAGGGTTTGCTGTAGATACAAAGGCAAAATTGGCCTGAATATCAATTACTCCAACAAATTCTGTTTTGTTTCTTTCTATTACACTAATAACCTCACCTTCAGGTCTTTTACCTTTTCTTCGGTTGTAAACATAGACTTTAACTTTGTCTTTGTCTAATGCCCTGTTTAAATTATTGGTTGGAATAAATACATCTTCGCTAAACTCATCACAAATAAAATATGCCGTTTTTCTACTGGTCATATCAATTGTTCCTTCGTAATAATCCTGACTCTCGGCTTTTACTAAATATTTACCCGGTTCTGATTCTATAATTTTCTTTGAAGCAGCCAGAATTTTTAAATCTTTTATAATCTGATTTCTGCTTTTAGTATCGTCAAGTTCTAGTTTTGCTGCTATTTGTTTGTAGTTAAATCCTTTATTAGGGCTTTGCGATAAAATTTTTACTATCTTACTGGAGAAATCCTTCTCTTTTTTTATCGGCTTTCTAATTTTCTTACTCATATATCTTTTCTTAAAAGTTTAAAATTACAAATAAGATATCAGATTATATATTTTAACAAATAAATTATTAAAAATATAACTTTCCGGAATCCTTTATAATTCGTTTATCAAATTAGTATCAACAACAAATTTTAATAATGTTCATTTCAGTATCTTTACAAAAAGACCTGATATGGAAAGCTTTAAAACCATTGCTGTATTCAATTATTTACACGAGACCGTGGTTCTGAAACACTTATTGGAACAGGAAGGAATTCCTTATTTTTTTGAAAACGAAATGACACTGTCTGTTGTCCCG
It encodes the following:
- a CDS encoding LysE family translocator, with amino-acid sequence MINDILAGLPWGLFLSFMIGPVFFILLETSITKGFRAALVFDLGVVLGDIFFIAIAYLGSYRLIQSLKDKPALFIFGGIIMLAYGIISFVRLKKEAKINDEEIDRDIIKRDYGSLFVKGFLLNVINIGVLGFWLAVIISVGPKLEMQNSRMITFFTSVIITYLLVDCLKILLAKQLKSKMTPVNILKIKKGISVVLMVFGVVLMIQGWFPKEKEMVKNAFEKIEK
- a CDS encoding head GIN domain-containing protein → MKKLIIVAAILLVQMSFGQVTKELGDFDSVKVFDKLSVKLVQSSENKIVIKGARESEVEVVNKKGLLKLRMPFPKLLSGNDLDITLYYKRLELIDVNEGASVSGKDAIKATVFKVSAQEGGTINVELNVDKLNVSSVSGGSITLTGKADNLDAGLGAGGYLLASKLKTSQTKVSVSAGGKADVNASTLVDAKVSAGGSIYIYGKPKQINQKTVFGGKIEEVK
- the rnr gene encoding ribonuclease R; protein product: MSKKIRKPIKKEKDFSSKIVKILSQSPNKGFNYKQIAAKLELDDTKSRNQIIKDLKILAASKKIIESEPGKYLVKAESQDYYEGTIDMTSRKTAYFICDEFSEDVFIPTNNLNRALDKDKVKVYVYNRRKGKRPEGEVISVIERNKTEFVGVIDIQANFAFVSTANPKMYTDIFIPKDKLGEAENGDVVLVKIEDWPKRADSPFGSVIRVLGKPGEHNTEIHAILAEYGLPADFPVEVEVYAQKIDTSIQEAEIAKRRDMRDTLTFTIDPKDAKDFDDALSFKKLENGNYEIGIHIADVSYYLEEGTILDDEAYQRATSVYLVDRVVPMLPEVLSNFACSLRPNEEKYTFSAIFEVSPTAQVMNQWFGRTVIYSDQRFAYEEAQYIIETKDNTIPVDISITGESYTVSDEITEATLKLDELAKILRRKRMANGAISFDKVEVKFNLDEEGEPEGVYFKISKDANHLIEEFMLLANRKVAEYIGKQKKTFVYRIHDEPNEDKLIAMQTVIAKFGYKLDFRNKGDISKSLNALMEEVNGKKEQNLIDTLAIRSMSKAKYSTENIGHYGLAFDYYSHFTSPIRRYPDVMVHRLLQYYLDNGASVDEEVYETKCLHCSNMESLATNAERDSIKYMQVKYMQDHQDEEFLGVISGVTEWGIYVEIVSNKCEGMVRIREIKDDYYTFDEKQYALVGATSNSVLQLGDEIYVKVKNADLVKKQLDFHFLRRAE
- a CDS encoding DUF2007 domain-containing protein; translated protein: MESFKTIAVFNYLHETVVLKHLLEQEGIPYFFENEMTLSVVPLYSTALGGIKLKVHPNDFEEVQQILDNLNNPLKIV